The following proteins are encoded in a genomic region of Chryseobacterium cucumeris:
- the rpe gene encoding ribulose-phosphate 3-epimerase encodes MKTKLIAPSLLSADFGNLQRDIEMLNNSQADWFHIDVMDGRFVPNISFGFPVMKTVQQHAKKFVDVHLMIVEPEKYVDEFINHGADLVSVHYEACTHLHRTIHHIQSKGAKAGVVLNPSTPVLMLEDIIADVDLVLLMSVNPGFGGQKFIENTYKKIAETKDLILSNNSTALIEVDGGVNLDNASKLFEAGADVLVAGNAVFSAESPERTIELLKI; translated from the coding sequence ATGAAAACGAAGCTTATTGCTCCATCCCTTTTATCAGCAGACTTTGGGAATCTGCAAAGAGACATTGAAATGCTGAATAATTCTCAGGCCGACTGGTTCCACATTGATGTCATGGACGGAAGATTTGTTCCTAACATTTCTTTTGGTTTTCCGGTGATGAAAACTGTTCAGCAGCATGCTAAAAAATTTGTGGATGTTCACCTGATGATCGTGGAACCTGAAAAATATGTTGATGAATTCATCAATCATGGTGCTGACCTTGTTTCTGTTCATTATGAAGCATGTACCCACCTTCACAGAACTATTCACCATATTCAGAGCAAGGGAGCAAAAGCAGGTGTTGTTTTAAATCCTTCTACTCCTGTATTGATGCTTGAAGATATTATTGCAGATGTGGATCTTGTATTGTTAATGAGCGTAAATCCGGGATTCGGAGGGCAGAAGTTCATTGAAAATACTTACAAAAAGATTGCAGAAACCAAGGATCTGATCTTAAGTAACAACTCAACTGCACTTATCGAGGTAGACGGAGGAGTAAATCTTGATAACGCTTCCAAATTATTTGAAGCAGGTGCCGATGTTCTTGTTGCGGGAAATGCTGTTTTCTCAGCTGAAAGCCCGGAAAGAACAATCGAGCTTTTAAAAATCTAA
- a CDS encoding DUF1772 domain-containing protein: protein MKMITLVLIITAVLTALIGGLFYAYSCSVVLGLGKLSDTEYLNAMQNINREILNPVFFMSFMGTVVLLPLSTFLLRGQQPVFIFLLLAALAYLIGVFGVTVAGNVPMNDTLDKFNISNSTAEAIRQMRENFENRWNFLNNIRTVFSVITILFVVCACVWNKEL, encoded by the coding sequence ATGAAAATGATAACATTAGTATTGATCATTACCGCTGTCCTCACTGCTTTGATAGGAGGACTTTTCTATGCGTATTCATGCTCAGTTGTTCTCGGCCTGGGAAAACTTTCTGATACAGAATACCTGAACGCAATGCAGAATATCAACAGGGAAATCCTGAATCCTGTATTCTTTATGAGTTTTATGGGAACGGTGGTTCTTCTTCCCTTATCTACATTTTTGCTCCGCGGACAGCAGCCTGTTTTTATTTTTCTTCTTCTTGCTGCACTGGCTTATCTGATTGGAGTTTTTGGGGTAACGGTTGCCGGAAATGTTCCGATGAATGATACTTTGGATAAATTTAATATCTCTAATTCTACAGCAGAAGCGATCAGACAGATGCGGGAAAATTTTGAAAACAGATGGAATTTTCTCAATAATATAAGAACTGTTTTTTCCGTCATTACCATCCTTTTTGTAGTCTGTGCCTGTGTCTGGAATAAAGAATTATAA